A part of Sulfurimonas sp. HSL-1716 genomic DNA contains:
- a CDS encoding exodeoxyribonuclease III has protein sequence MSNSIEIISWNVNGIRAIATKEALKWLDERDTDILCLQEIKASQDQIPDTLFAKQHNEIIINSADRKGYSGTATFSAIKSDYTSTCKDIDTMNEGRIIEQHFGDVALFNVYFPNGQKDDERLSHKMKFYDDFLKHCEKLREEGKSIIICGDVNTAHREIDLKNPKANSERSGFLPIERAWIDKLLEHGYIDTFRYVHGDVEDAYSWWSYRFNARANNAGWRIDYFFISEDLAENLEDAFILSDITGSDHCPVGIKISI, from the coding sequence ATGTCAAACTCGATAGAAATAATCTCATGGAACGTCAACGGAATACGCGCAATAGCCACAAAAGAAGCACTCAAGTGGCTTGATGAAAGAGATACCGACATCCTTTGTCTTCAAGAGATAAAAGCCTCACAGGACCAGATCCCCGACACTCTTTTTGCAAAACAGCATAACGAGATCATAATCAACAGCGCCGATAGAAAAGGCTACTCAGGGACTGCTACCTTTTCTGCGATCAAGAGTGATTATACCTCTACATGCAAAGATATCGACACTATGAACGAAGGACGCATCATAGAGCAGCATTTCGGCGACGTGGCGCTGTTCAACGTCTACTTTCCAAACGGTCAAAAAGATGATGAAAGGCTCTCGCATAAAATGAAGTTCTATGATGATTTTTTAAAACATTGCGAAAAACTGCGCGAAGAGGGAAAATCGATCATTATCTGCGGCGACGTAAATACCGCTCACCGCGAAATAGATCTTAAGAATCCAAAGGCTAACTCTGAGCGCTCAGGTTTCCTGCCGATCGAGCGTGCCTGGATAGACAAGCTGCTAGAACATGGCTACATTGATACTTTTCGCTATGTTCACGGAGATGTGGAAGATGCTTACAGCTGGTGGAGTTACCGTTTTAATGCACGTGCGAACAATGCAGGCTGGAGGATAGACTACTTTTTCATATCCGAAGATCTTGCAGAGAATCTGGAAGATGCTTTTATCCTTTCAGATATCACCGGCTCGGACCATTGTCCCGTTGGAATAA
- a CDS encoding CoB--CoM heterodisulfide reductase iron-sulfur subunit B family protein: MKKLRYALFTGCTAKESTPEQMMSTMAVARKLGIELIELTEASCCGASHLQDYDDFLSLVLNARNIAYAEKHGLTMVTICNTCQLNTAMTKHRLDNNAELKSKVNEKLAEVGLEYKGTSHVTHFLYALIDDFGLDKIKSMVVKPLSQFNIAPFYGCHNIRPSELQNESHKSAENPYNPTSLDDLIIACGGMNVDYNEKNKCCGFHAELQAPRTAAILTGNAVAGAMDANADWMVTPCPLCHLKLDTQTGHASKEIGREVTLPVLHMQQMLGLALGCTYEELGLKHHVTDVNFI, translated from the coding sequence ATGAAAAAATTAAGATATGCACTTTTTACAGGTTGTACCGCTAAAGAGAGTACTCCTGAGCAGATGATGTCGACTATGGCGGTTGCACGCAAGCTCGGAATAGAACTTATAGAACTGACTGAAGCTTCTTGCTGCGGGGCCTCACATCTGCAGGATTATGATGATTTCTTGTCATTGGTACTTAACGCCCGCAATATCGCATATGCGGAAAAACACGGTCTTACAATGGTGACGATCTGTAACACGTGTCAGCTAAACACGGCTATGACAAAACACAGACTCGATAATAACGCCGAACTAAAGTCCAAAGTGAACGAAAAGCTTGCCGAAGTCGGATTGGAGTATAAAGGGACATCACATGTCACTCACTTCTTGTACGCATTGATCGACGATTTCGGTTTGGACAAGATCAAAAGCATGGTTGTCAAACCTCTTAGCCAATTTAACATCGCACCGTTTTACGGCTGTCACAACATCCGCCCTTCCGAGCTTCAAAACGAATCTCACAAAAGCGCGGAGAACCCGTACAATCCTACCTCGCTGGATGATCTTATCATCGCTTGCGGCGGTATGAACGTCGATTATAATGAGAAAAACAAATGCTGCGGTTTCCATGCTGAGCTTCAGGCTCCTCGTACTGCTGCGATTCTTACAGGAAATGCGGTTGCAGGTGCGATGGATGCAAATGCCGACTGGATGGTCACACCTTGTCCTTTATGCCACCTCAAGCTTGATACACAAACAGGTCATGCTTCTAAAGAGATCGGCCGCGAGGTAACGCTTCCTGTACTTCATATGCAGCAGATGCTCGGTCTTGCCCTTGGATGTACATATGAAGAGTTAGGTCTTAAACACCACGTTACCGACGTCAACTTCATATAG